The following proteins come from a genomic window of Nautilia profundicola AmH:
- a CDS encoding Wzz/FepE/Etk N-terminal domain-containing protein has protein sequence MKKEEVKYVPCVIQPPIEDDEIDLKQIIILLLKYKKFIFLFTFIITVLALIYAYTIKPIYEIKANIQLGYISNSNSNSNSKIYLLEPQATMIYIINKFDKSKDINASYPKVNVNIIKKTKDILNISVQNFSNTSAKEYLIRIVNTLKKQENSKLYAYIQNINSQIQILNNQIKTIQNEIILLNKSLPKIKDTNIYQLTLNKINDYQNQITDIKLKIADLKTKISPINITKTHIIGTIKQNPNPIKPKKKLIVIIAFITGLILSIFLVFFIEFVKSLKEQNQ, from the coding sequence ATGAAAAAGGAAGAAGTAAAATACGTACCTTGCGTTATCCAACCACCAATAGAAGATGATGAAATAGATTTAAAACAAATAATAATATTATTATTAAAATATAAAAAATTCATATTTTTATTTACATTTATTATTACAGTTTTAGCTTTAATTTACGCATATACCATAAAACCTATTTATGAAATTAAAGCAAATATACAATTGGGCTATATCAGTAATAGTAATAGTAATAGTAATAGTAAAATATATTTACTTGAACCTCAAGCGACAATGATATACATAATTAATAAATTTGACAAATCAAAAGATATCAATGCCTCATATCCTAAAGTTAACGTAAATATCATAAAAAAAACAAAAGACATTTTAAATATATCAGTTCAAAATTTTTCTAATACTTCGGCAAAAGAATATTTGATTAGAATAGTAAATACGCTAAAAAAACAGGAAAATTCTAAATTATATGCATATATTCAAAATATAAACTCCCAAATTCAAATATTAAATAATCAAATCAAAACTATACAAAATGAAATTATTCTTTTAAACAAATCTCTTCCGAAAATAAAAGATACGAATATTTATCAATTAACTTTAAATAAAATAAACGATTATCAAAATCAAATAACAGATATTAAATTAAAAATTGCTGATCTAAAAACAAAAATTTCTCCAATAAACATAACTAAAACTCACATTATCGGTACAATCAAACAAAACCCTAATCCGATAAAACCCAAAAAGAAACTTATTGTTATCATAGCATTTATCACAGGACTTATATTATCAATATTTCTTGTGTTTTTTATTGAGTTTGTAAAAAGTTTAAAAGAACAGAATCAATGA
- a CDS encoding STT3 domain-containing protein produces MKEYLNIQEIRFSNKTAFVLISFAYVFATAVRYYYFSWASGIKEFLWHGTLMINNVDGYYYAAGAKELLNNSHVVGNLNPYHSLPSLLTAAIVKLFPFLSLDEVILWMPAVFGSLLVVPLFLIGRSFKNDILGLTAALIGGIVWSYYNRTMVGYYDTDMLVIVLLMFIVWGIIEYLVNDNRKMFLFVPLMIVLYEWWYPQSRTVLLALVGMSFIYISAFKRKQESFVFVLFLLVALFGFKFYINALLIAILYVVYIKKLELFLNWRVIYWLFGISIIMLFLSGTMDMFINKFLVYFNRSDTGEEGLHFYNVSKTIREASQIPFDVVANRISGGMGLFIFSLIGYVLMVIRYPVMIISLPMVVIGIMAHKLGLRFTIYAVPFFALGFAYLVLLISEYVSKLFINDKVAKISKIILPLILITPSLYANIKHVINYKTPTTFLSQEVESLNKLSHIAKPEDYVVTWWDYGYPIRYYAGTKTLVDGGKHSGEVNFPVSFALTHNQTAAANIARLDVEYTDKVEVARELGKEFETEGFIKDMMKKYGFKDPNGFLNALNNPNFKLPEKTRDVYFYFPFRMADIFPTVAVFSSIDLKTGKVNQPFIVSTRVVAAGKEGLKFANGIWMDMKGYLHWGQKLIPLKAAYLGLYDKTGKYRVVKQPFHSNSNIVLIWYKPLNRVLILSTDKLDATYVQMFFFENYDPKLFEPVILNSFVKIYKLKK; encoded by the coding sequence GTGAAAGAATATCTGAATATTCAAGAAATTAGATTTTCAAATAAAACAGCTTTTGTATTAATTTCGTTTGCCTATGTATTTGCTACAGCTGTAAGGTATTATTATTTTTCATGGGCGAGTGGGATTAAAGAATTTCTGTGGCATGGAACTTTAATGATAAATAATGTAGATGGATATTATTATGCAGCAGGGGCGAAAGAATTACTGAACAATTCGCATGTTGTGGGGAATCTAAATCCTTATCATTCTCTTCCAAGTTTGCTGACAGCAGCTATCGTAAAACTGTTTCCTTTTTTGAGTCTTGATGAGGTAATCTTATGGATGCCGGCTGTTTTTGGAAGCTTGCTTGTTGTTCCTTTATTTTTAATAGGAAGAAGTTTTAAAAATGATATTTTAGGTTTAACTGCCGCCTTAATAGGTGGAATTGTATGGAGTTATTACAATAGAACAATGGTAGGGTACTATGATACCGATATGTTGGTAATAGTGCTTTTGATGTTTATAGTTTGGGGAATAATTGAATATTTGGTAAATGATAATCGGAAAATGTTTTTATTCGTACCTTTAATGATTGTCTTGTATGAGTGGTGGTATCCGCAGAGCAGGACTGTTCTTTTGGCTCTTGTAGGTATGAGCTTTATATATATATCGGCATTTAAAAGAAAACAGGAAAGTTTTGTGTTTGTACTGTTTTTATTGGTGGCTCTGTTTGGATTTAAGTTTTATATTAATGCGTTATTAATAGCAATTTTATATGTAGTATATATAAAAAAACTTGAACTATTTTTAAATTGGAGAGTCATTTATTGGTTGTTCGGCATAAGTATAATTATGTTGTTTTTAAGTGGTACTATGGATATGTTTATTAATAAATTTTTGGTTTATTTTAATAGATCTGATACAGGAGAAGAAGGATTGCATTTTTATAATGTATCGAAAACAATCCGTGAAGCATCTCAAATACCTTTTGATGTAGTGGCAAACCGTATAAGTGGTGGTATGGGATTGTTTATTTTTTCTTTGATTGGATATGTTTTGATGGTGATAAGATATCCGGTGATGATTATTTCATTGCCAATGGTAGTAATAGGTATAATGGCACATAAATTAGGGCTTCGTTTTACAATTTATGCGGTGCCGTTTTTTGCATTGGGGTTTGCTTATTTGGTGTTACTTATCAGTGAATATGTTTCAAAACTGTTTATCAATGATAAAGTTGCCAAAATTTCAAAAATAATATTACCGTTAATTTTAATCACTCCTTCATTATATGCAAATATTAAGCATGTGATTAATTATAAAACACCTACAACTTTCTTAAGTCAGGAAGTTGAAAGTTTGAATAAATTATCACACATTGCAAAACCTGAAGATTACGTAGTTACATGGTGGGACTATGGATATCCTATAAGGTATTATGCCGGAACTAAAACATTAGTGGATGGTGGAAAGCATAGCGGGGAAGTGAACTTTCCGGTAAGTTTTGCATTGACTCACAATCAGACGGCTGCAGCGAATATTGCAAGGCTTGATGTTGAATATACGGATAAAGTAGAAGTGGCAAGAGAGCTTGGTAAAGAGTTTGAAACAGAAGGTTTTATAAAAGATATGATGAAAAAATACGGATTTAAAGATCCGAATGGTTTTCTGAATGCATTAAACAATCCCAATTTTAAACTACCTGAAAAAACAAGGGATGTTTATTTTTATTTTCCTTTCAGAATGGCGGATATTTTTCCGACTGTAGCAGTATTTAGCAGTATAGATTTAAAAACAGGAAAAGTTAATCAGCCTTTTATCGTTTCTACAAGAGTGGTTGCGGCAGGAAAAGAAGGACTTAAATTTGCAAACGGTATATGGATGGATATGAAAGGTTATCTGCATTGGGGGCAAAAACTAATACCTCTAAAAGCTGCTTATCTTGGACTGTATGATAAAACAGGAAAATATAGGGTTGTTAAACAGCCGTTTCATTCCAACTCTAATATTGTCTTAATATGGTACAAACCGTTAAATAGAGTCTTGATTTTAAGTACTGATAAATTAGATGCGACATATGTGCAAATGTTTTTCTTTGAAAATTATGATCCGAAACTGTTTGAACCTGTAATACTTAATTCTTTCGTAAAAATCTACAAACTTAAAAAATAA
- a CDS encoding O-antigen ligase family protein, with protein MLINTQQLKIDNKRNISFISIYSFILFILLKPNFDSIADRVIDILIFLQILFFLFIMNIKKIPQKGFFWIKINLFFLLAMLFAFLNGILQNINYIFRDAFEFYRPIFNIILFIFGMYLPKTYKNVFLKIALFVIIVQLVFIILQLLNPFDFIHSIVNYIYDMHKVSTGLLRVTGTYANPNTLGIVMNILFFYIFLYFLNKKKFKINLLYSIFFIHLIIVFLSSSRTSLLIALMVYIYIFFSNKKILFNYRSFILGIIVFLIILLYNQEIVNIIVNFKYIYELFKLEDLSHIRSIQLRLDYYQMMFEMIKENPFFGVGAAKNILRVGDNDYLFTLAQYGIIGFVIKYGGYIYLYYKLKKLLNFTNREYIWLIEGTMISIIILFIAGLTIDSFYNYSFLTIILINAGFSLSLYTKMEINCKSKTYA; from the coding sequence ATGTTAATAAATACACAGCAATTAAAAATAGATAATAAAAGAAATATATCATTTATTTCGATATATAGTTTTATTTTATTTATTTTATTAAAACCAAATTTTGATAGTATTGCTGATAGGGTAATTGATATTCTTATATTTTTACAAATTTTATTTTTTTTATTTATTATGAATATAAAAAAAATACCACAAAAAGGCTTTTTTTGGATTAAAATAAATTTATTTTTTTTATTAGCCATGCTATTTGCATTTTTAAACGGAATATTGCAAAATATCAATTATATTTTTAGAGATGCATTTGAATTTTATAGACCAATATTTAATATAATATTATTTATTTTTGGTATGTACCTTCCAAAAACTTATAAAAATGTTTTTTTAAAGATAGCATTATTTGTTATTATTGTACAATTAGTGTTTATAATATTACAACTTTTAAATCCATTTGATTTTATACATTCTATTGTAAACTATATATATGATATGCATAAAGTGTCTACGGGATTATTAAGAGTTACAGGAACTTATGCTAATCCAAACACTTTAGGTATAGTGATGAATATATTATTTTTTTATATCTTTCTATATTTTTTAAATAAAAAAAAATTTAAAATAAATTTATTATATTCGATATTTTTTATACATTTAATAATTGTGTTTTTATCTAGTTCTAGAACGTCTCTTTTAATAGCATTAATGGTATATATATATATTTTTTTTTCAAATAAAAAAATATTGTTTAATTATAGAAGTTTTATTTTAGGTATTATAGTTTTTTTAATTATATTATTATATAATCAAGAAATTGTAAATATTATAGTAAATTTTAAATATATTTATGAGCTATTTAAATTAGAAGATTTATCCCATATTAGAAGTATACAATTAAGATTAGATTATTATCAAATGATGTTTGAAATGATAAAAGAAAACCCGTTTTTTGGTGTTGGAGCAGCAAAAAATATACTTAGAGTAGGAGATAATGATTATTTATTTACATTAGCTCAATACGGAATTATTGGTTTTGTTATTAAATATGGGGGATATATTTATTTGTATTATAAATTAAAAAAATTATTAAATTTTACAAATAGAGAATATATATGGTTAATAGAAGGAACAATGATATCAATAATAATATTATTTATCGCTGGTTTGACAATAGATAGTTTTTATAATTATAGTTTTTTAACAATTATTCTTATAAATGCAGGATTCAGTCTTTCATTATATACTAAAATGGAAATAAATTGTAAAAGTAAAACGTATGCATGA
- a CDS encoding DHA2 family efflux MFS transporter permease subunit produces MQTPKLFTLHFSLLILLVVVGAFMAVLDTTVVDIIVPRLKGPLSTDMYGVQWVITAYMIAAAVGLLIVEWLIKKFGNKWIYIISVAVFTIASFLCGIANSLSFIIVARVIQGFAEAMIMVTAQAMLFGFFPPEKRGIAMGIFALGVAFAPAIGPTLGGYLTEWFSWRAVFFVNVPIGIVLVIFGSLLLPDRDERKEEKLNFISVAFLTVATVALLILLSKGQQYGWFNSPFIVYLGFITFFGTLFFIMSEYYSKESLFDYTLFKNPYYSLGILIYFVLLGFSMYQYFYLIPMFYEHIKGLSSIQTGLGVLGFGIWIGVFSMIAGALSDKFSPVPVLIVGAIIYLISSFLLFPSINYYTPFWEAVLKTMPFGIAMGLFFAPITVLVMNNSNGKIEQGIMTMDYVRFIGGSFGTAIATNNLVFYSNKEFDGMVSLQNYHITYDFVSALENFLGKAGVEIFRMLEEFMSANYGFKYVWLDAGFWGLVGSLFVFMLLLVKRRKNVS; encoded by the coding sequence ATGCAAACACCTAAACTTTTCACTTTACATTTTTCATTGTTAATTCTGCTTGTAGTAGTGGGTGCTTTCATGGCCGTTCTCGACACAACCGTGGTGGATATTATCGTGCCTCGTCTTAAGGGGCCGCTTTCAACCGATATGTACGGTGTACAGTGGGTAATTACTGCTTATATGATAGCGGCGGCGGTGGGACTTTTGATAGTTGAATGGCTTATTAAAAAATTCGGAAACAAATGGATATATATCATATCCGTGGCGGTGTTTACGATTGCTTCGTTTTTATGCGGTATTGCAAATTCACTTTCGTTTATAATCGTTGCTCGTGTTATTCAGGGATTTGCGGAGGCGATGATTATGGTAACGGCCCAGGCAATGCTCTTTGGCTTTTTCCCGCCTGAAAAAAGAGGGATTGCCATGGGTATATTTGCCCTTGGAGTTGCCTTTGCACCGGCGATAGGTCCGACACTCGGAGGATATCTGACTGAATGGTTCAGCTGGAGGGCTGTATTTTTTGTAAATGTACCTATAGGTATAGTCCTTGTGATATTCGGCTCACTTTTACTACCTGACAGGGATGAAAGAAAAGAAGAAAAACTTAACTTCATCTCAGTTGCATTCCTGACGGTAGCAACGGTTGCTTTATTGATACTTCTCAGTAAAGGTCAGCAGTACGGGTGGTTTAATTCGCCGTTTATTGTGTATCTCGGGTTTATTACGTTTTTCGGGACCCTGTTTTTTATAATGAGTGAGTATTATTCCAAAGAGTCGCTTTTTGATTATACATTGTTTAAAAACCCTTACTATTCTCTGGGAATTTTGATTTATTTCGTTTTACTTGGCTTTTCGATGTATCAGTATTTTTATCTGATCCCGATGTTTTACGAGCATATCAAGGGGCTCAGTTCCATTCAGACTGGGCTCGGGGTTTTGGGATTCGGTATATGGATAGGTGTTTTCAGTATGATAGCAGGGGCTTTAAGTGATAAATTCTCTCCGGTGCCGGTACTGATTGTGGGGGCGATTATATATCTTATAAGTTCGTTTTTACTGTTTCCGAGCATCAATTATTATACGCCGTTTTGGGAAGCGGTATTAAAAACAATGCCTTTTGGAATTGCGATGGGGCTTTTCTTTGCGCCTATTACCGTGCTTGTGATGAATAATTCCAACGGAAAGATAGAGCAGGGCATCATGACTATGGATTATGTAAGGTTTATAGGTGGGAGTTTCGGAACCGCCATTGCCACAAACAATCTTGTTTTTTATTCAAATAAAGAATTCGACGGTATGGTCTCACTTCAAAATTATCATATTACATATGATTTCGTCTCGGCACTTGAAAATTTTTTGGGTAAAGCCGGAGTTGAAATATTCAGAATGCTTGAGGAGTTTATGAGCGCAAATTACGGGTTTAAATACGTATGGCTTGATGCAGGGTTTTGGGGACTCGTTGGGAGTCTGTTTGTTTTTATGTTACTATTAGTTAAAAGGAGAAAAAATGTTAGTTAA
- a CDS encoding four helix bundle protein — protein MNKYENNSIVKKSYQFALRIVKLYKFLSKEKEFVLSKQLMRSGTSIGANITEAQEAISKKDFKNKMSIALKESVESRYWINLLKDSEYLSEKQAESLLNDLEEIIKILSKIVKNANT, from the coding sequence ATGAATAAATATGAAAATAATTCGATAGTAAAAAAAAGTTATCAATTTGCGTTGAGAATTGTTAAATTATATAAATTTTTATCAAAAGAAAAAGAGTTTGTTTTATCGAAGCAGTTAATGAGAAGCGGAACCTCTATAGGGGCAAATATTACAGAAGCACAAGAAGCGATTTCTAAAAAAGACTTTAAAAACAAGATGTCGATTGCATTGAAAGAATCGGTTGAGAGTAGATATTGGATTAATTTACTAAAAGACAGTGAATATTTATCTGAAAAACAAGCAGAGAGTTTGCTTAATGATTTGGAAGAAATAATAAAAATCCTATCAAAGATTGTAAAAAATGCAAACACCTAA
- a CDS encoding glycosyltransferase family 2 protein gives MHDLVSIITPSYNSEKFISKTIVSVLNQTYRNLEMIIVDDCSPDNSNEIIEEYIKKDKRIKLIKLDKNSGPAVARNTAIKEAKGRYIAFLDADDLWIPEKLERQINFMKENDLSFTYSAYDLIDENDNNIGDFIPPKEIDYKSLLKTNPIGCLTAIYDAKKLGKIYMPNILKRQDYGLWLKILKQIESTKGMQEKLAIYRIRKNSVSSNKLKAAKYQWKIYREVEKLNIFQSIYYFLNYAYYGLKKY, from the coding sequence ATGCATGATTTAGTATCTATCATAACTCCCTCATACAATAGTGAAAAATTTATTTCTAAAACGATAGTTTCTGTTTTAAATCAAACATATAGAAATTTAGAAATGATAATTGTAGATGATTGTAGTCCAGATAATTCAAATGAAATAATAGAAGAGTATATAAAAAAAGATAAAAGAATTAAGTTAATAAAATTAGATAAAAACTCTGGTCCTGCTGTTGCAAGAAATACTGCTATAAAAGAAGCAAAAGGAAGATATATTGCTTTTTTGGATGCAGATGATTTATGGATACCTGAAAAATTAGAAAGGCAAATAAACTTTATGAAAGAAAATGATTTAAGTTTTACATATAGTGCATATGATTTGATTGATGAAAATGATAATAATATAGGAGATTTTATTCCTCCAAAAGAAATAGATTATAAATCATTGTTAAAAACAAATCCAATTGGTTGCTTAACTGCAATTTATGATGCAAAAAAGTTAGGTAAGATTTATATGCCAAATATATTAAAAAGACAAGATTATGGACTTTGGCTTAAAATCTTAAAACAAATCGAGTCAACAAAAGGTATGCAAGAAAAATTAGCGATTTATAGGATTAGAAAAAATTCAGTTTCTTCTAATAAACTAAAAGCTGCAAAATATCAATGGAAGATTTATAGAGAAGTAGAGAAATTGAATATTTTTCAAAGTATTTATTATTTTTTAAATTATGCGTATTATGGGCTGAAAAAATATTAA
- a CDS encoding sugar transferase codes for MIILGEKYKFNEIEKQKLKKYNIEYIQLTNNIIQDIENKLSNHNYKFIILNTNQTVPNELISYLTSLELKGIKFYTIEHFLEEYLGKVYIPKDGSNINFLDEIKPYNQLQHIIKRIIDFSITIPLGIISAPIMLYATYKIKKESPEGPVIFKQKRVGLNGKEFICYKFRSMVPDAEKGQPQFASKDDPRVFKWGAFMRKTRIDELPQLWNVIKGDMHMIGPRPERKHWIGIFEKNIPYYNLRHLVKPGITGWAQVCYPYGANEDDAYQKLMYDLYYIKNWSLWLEIKTIFKTIMVMVGKKGI; via the coding sequence ATGATTATTTTAGGTGAAAAATATAAATTCAATGAAATTGAAAAACAAAAACTAAAAAAATACAATATTGAATATATTCAACTCACTAATAATATTATCCAAGACATAGAAAACAAACTGTCCAATCATAATTATAAATTTATAATTTTAAACACCAATCAAACAGTTCCTAATGAATTGATATCCTATTTAACTTCTCTTGAACTAAAAGGAATTAAATTTTATACAATCGAGCATTTTTTAGAAGAATATTTAGGTAAAGTTTATATTCCAAAAGATGGAAGTAATATAAATTTTTTAGATGAAATTAAACCTTACAATCAATTACAACATATTATAAAACGAATAATAGATTTTTCTATTACTATTCCACTTGGAATAATTTCTGCACCTATTATGCTTTATGCTACATATAAAATAAAAAAAGAATCCCCTGAAGGACCTGTAATATTCAAACAAAAAAGAGTAGGCTTAAACGGTAAAGAGTTCATATGCTACAAATTTAGAAGTATGGTTCCTGATGCCGAAAAGGGACAACCTCAATTCGCAAGCAAAGACGATCCGAGAGTATTCAAATGGGGAGCTTTTATGAGAAAAACTCGCATAGACGAACTTCCTCAGCTCTGGAATGTCATAAAAGGAGACATGCATATGATTGGTCCAAGACCAGAGAGGAAACATTGGATTGGTATTTTTGAAAAAAACATTCCATATTATAATCTAAGACATTTAGTAAAACCTGGAATCACTGGCTGGGCACAAGTATGCTACCCATACGGAGCAAATGAAGACGACGCATATCAAAAACTTATGTATGATCTTTATTATATTAAAAACTGGTCCTTATGGCTTGAAATTAAAACGATTTTTAAAACTATTATGGTAATGGTTGGCAAAAAAGGTATTTAA
- a CDS encoding D-glucuronyl C5-epimerase family protein: MRLNKSIFYIKKLLRDFFNPLIYEIKVDKNKQLLEYYFVFREKELLKGGSQNFHFDNKGIPIIPTYIDIEEKKFHYYPIAIGQYALAIYHTYLETKSNKDKERFKLLADWFINNQTKDGYWLSSVEEKKYKLSKNWVSSMTQGRVISVLLRASQLFDDKKYEIAASKALDTFSDSSKFINYFDNNIFYEEYPSTPGSFVLNGMIFSLWGLYDYIRYNNNEKANIYFNNGINSLKSMIDLYDLGYWSCYDLRHLTWGEKYLNPATVHYHFIHINQLKVLGELIGEQIFIDYSLKWEKYVNLFNKVKMYVNKYTAIKNR; this comes from the coding sequence ATGAGATTAAATAAAAGTATATTTTATATCAAAAAATTACTAAGAGATTTTTTTAATCCATTAATATATGAAATTAAAGTAGACAAAAATAAACAATTATTAGAATATTATTTTGTATTTAGAGAAAAAGAATTGTTAAAAGGTGGAAGTCAAAACTTTCATTTTGATAATAAAGGAATACCTATTATTCCAACATATATAGATATTGAAGAAAAAAAGTTCCATTATTATCCTATTGCAATAGGTCAATATGCTCTTGCTATATATCATACTTATTTAGAAACAAAAAGTAATAAAGATAAAGAAAGGTTTAAATTACTTGCCGATTGGTTTATAAATAATCAAACAAAAGATGGTTATTGGCTTTCTTCTGTTGAAGAGAAAAAATATAAATTAAGTAAAAATTGGGTTTCTTCTATGACACAAGGAAGAGTTATTTCTGTTTTATTAAGAGCGAGTCAGTTATTTGATGATAAAAAATATGAAATAGCAGCTAGTAAAGCATTAGACACATTTTCTGATAGTTCAAAATTTATAAATTATTTTGATAATAATATATTTTATGAAGAATATCCATCTACTCCTGGTTCATTTGTATTAAATGGTATGATATTTTCATTATGGGGGTTGTATGATTATATTAGATATAATAATAATGAAAAAGCTAATATATACTTTAATAATGGCATTAATTCTTTAAAATCTATGATTGATTTATATGATTTGGGATATTGGTCATGTTATGATCTAAGGCATTTAACATGGGGTGAAAAATATTTAAATCCAGCTACTGTGCATTATCATTTTATCCATATAAATCAATTAAAAGTTTTAGGTGAATTAATTGGAGAACAGATATTTATAGATTATTCATTAAAATGGGAAAAATATGTGAATTTATTTAATAAGGTAAAAATGTATGTTAATAAATACACAGCAATTAAAAATAGATAA
- a CDS encoding HlyD family secretion protein — protein sequence MKKKIALITFIALILLGVYGLYKYIVFNKNYAESNAVFVKSDSLTFLSFKLPGKIEKIYVKEGENVKKGELLAKLETKELEIQKKELLANIKALEDKIKATVIQKNKLSSDIDTNLKLLNNEKLKLQKNIEAMAFAIDAMRYKLDKLKNDYKKFQKLYKQGKISKEKYDSVKVAYYSLKDQISSQERKFDALQLENNTLELKIKLALNNKKEIQRLQKSIEAQQNQLKGLNEKLALINTNIQNSYIYSPINGRVAKKFANDNEVLDAGMKVLSVVNPKDLYVLDLLEETKMKGIKPGCKVKIHIDALDKDFDGYVSEILPASAATFALVPRDISSGEFTKLAQRFYVRIKFDKIPDGVLVGMSGEVEIARCKLN from the coding sequence ATGAAAAAGAAAATAGCTCTTATTACATTTATTGCACTGATACTTCTCGGAGTATACGGATTATATAAATATATTGTATTTAATAAAAACTATGCCGAAAGTAACGCGGTATTTGTAAAATCTGACTCTTTAACGTTTTTATCTTTTAAACTGCCTGGTAAAATTGAAAAGATTTATGTAAAAGAAGGAGAGAATGTCAAAAAAGGCGAACTTCTTGCAAAACTTGAAACAAAAGAGCTTGAAATACAAAAAAAAGAACTTCTTGCAAACATAAAGGCTCTTGAAGATAAAATAAAAGCCACAGTAATTCAAAAGAATAAACTCTCAAGCGACATAGACACAAACCTGAAACTTCTGAATAATGAAAAATTAAAACTTCAAAAAAACATTGAAGCCATGGCTTTTGCGATAGACGCAATGAGATACAAACTTGATAAACTTAAAAACGATTATAAAAAGTTTCAAAAGCTCTACAAACAGGGAAAAATCTCCAAAGAAAAATATGACAGTGTAAAAGTGGCTTACTATTCACTTAAAGATCAGATAAGCTCACAGGAGAGAAAATTCGACGCACTCCAGCTTGAGAATAATACTCTGGAATTGAAAATAAAACTTGCGCTTAACAATAAAAAAGAGATCCAAAGACTGCAAAAATCAATAGAAGCTCAACAAAACCAGCTAAAAGGCTTAAATGAAAAACTGGCTTTAATAAACACTAATATTCAAAATTCATATATTTATTCACCTATAAACGGAAGGGTTGCTAAAAAATTTGCAAATGACAATGAAGTTCTTGATGCCGGTATGAAAGTTCTAAGCGTTGTAAATCCGAAAGATCTGTATGTGTTGGATCTTTTGGAAGAGACTAAAATGAAAGGTATCAAACCCGGATGTAAGGTAAAAATCCATATTGATGCACTTGATAAAGATTTTGACGGATATGTGAGCGAGATACTTCCTGCAAGCGCTGCAACGTTTGCTCTTGTTCCGAGAGACATAAGCAGCGGTGAATTTACAAAATTGGCGCAGAGGTTTTATGTGAGAATTAAATTTGACAAAATCCCGGACGGTGTGCTTGTGGGAATGAGCGGAGAAGTTGAGATTGCAAGATGCAAACTCAACTAA